The Pan paniscus chromosome 1, NHGRI_mPanPan1-v2.0_pri, whole genome shotgun sequence genome has a segment encoding these proteins:
- the ATP5IF1 gene encoding ATPase inhibitor, mitochondrial: MAVTALAARTWLGVWGVRTMQARGFGSDQSENVDRGAGSIREAGGAFGKREQAEEERYFRAQSREQLAALKKHHEEEIVHHKKEIERLQKEIERHKQKIKMLKHDD; encoded by the exons ATGGCAGTGACGGCGTTGGCGGCGCGGACGTGGCTTGGCGTGTGGGGCGTGAGGACCATGCAAGCCCGAGGCTTCGGCTCGGATCAG TCCGAGAATGTCGACCGGGGCGCGGGCTCCATCCGGGAAGCCGGTGGGGCCTTCGGAAAGAGAGAGCAGGCTGAAGAGGAACGATATTTCCG AGCACAGAGTAGAGAACAACTGGCAGCTTTGAAAAAACACCATGAAGAAGAAATCGTTCATCATAAGAAGGAGATTGAGCGTCTGCAGAAAGAAATTGAGCGGCATAAGCAGAAGATCAAAATGCTAAAACACGATGATTAA